In one window of Dyella thiooxydans DNA:
- a CDS encoding pilus assembly protein has product MKRNSLIASALLTLLCFGGAARATTYTDNFSGTQSTLDWKALDYACLTAGSGTGSIPKCSSPNDQAGYGALRLTPAVNNQTGAILSNFSFPLSQGLQVTFTTYTYGGNSGGTAGDGADGITFFMTDGTKPVPSTAGALGGSLGYSCSNVNGKYEGLANAYLGLGIDEFGNFLNSGDNTNTGVVNTHYSGDMSLGSNSWYNGGRQYQPMRIGLRGAGNLTWAYLQSLNPNYYSGSPNKSKLTAVCSSGKYVGSDGDSVSLPAYTNYAVIPGGYRVLPNSQKIAKESASTRTDAYPITYKITISPSGLLNFAYSYNNGAFTPVLANRLITQDNGPLPSALRFGFSSGTGGSNNVHEITCFQASPLQSNSSAATNTIQSGEVKIGSQVYLATYTTDNWWGSVQSLPLVTTNGTLSISTQANWDASCVLTGGACPAMGTDASGNATTTVTAESPSSRQLMTWNPTSAQGVGLQWSNLTTTQQAALNSTDSLGQDRVSWLRGVRSVEQLQPSPGNLRARTKVLGDVIDSSPTFVGAPVSGTLPDSFADALYSNASIPESASGAQSYSAFVTAQTGRTNMVYVGANDGLLHGFEAGSYDSSGNYVSTNNDGKELVGFLPSGLLTGSKLVNLTSPVYTHDFYVDATPSVGDLFYGNAWHTWLVGGVGTSGSEIYALDITNPGNFSESNAASLVKGDWIGGSGTLSHLGQTVGTPIIARMHNGQWAIIFGNGLGSGTSAGVYIGLVDSTTGAVTFQFLDTGIGSSTLANGISYVTSADLDGDHIVDYLYAGDLQGNVWRFDVTSKNSNSWSVSKYGANGSAFNPLLVAKDASGNRQPITTAPVVASVRTGNTNRLMVFFGTGRKTPFTASQGDQYANGTQTFYGIWDYDMSNWNSIASIKYATLSGAQSISRSTLLQQALVSQTAGSGNGQVLGYRTLSTSNVVCWKGSTDCTSNDNEYGWYFDLPDTDEQIIYNPTIVEGAVVVNTAVPPTISAIQCNPGLQTGWTMAFDPASGGGVKNGFFPGISGGFGASGDGSVTSGIRLDAVGTVTTVKYGGDTYIVTQTVQGAAKLSKVNPPNNENPSRVSWREIRSN; this is encoded by the coding sequence ATGAAGCGCAATTCCCTCATCGCCAGCGCGCTGCTCACGCTCCTTTGCTTCGGCGGGGCAGCGCGCGCCACCACCTACACCGACAACTTTTCGGGAACGCAGTCGACGCTCGACTGGAAGGCCCTGGATTACGCCTGCCTGACCGCCGGTTCCGGCACGGGCAGTATTCCCAAGTGCTCCAGTCCGAATGACCAAGCGGGCTATGGCGCCCTTCGCCTCACGCCTGCGGTCAACAACCAGACAGGCGCCATCCTCTCCAACTTCAGCTTTCCACTGAGCCAGGGTCTGCAAGTCACCTTCACCACCTACACCTACGGTGGCAATAGTGGCGGCACGGCGGGGGACGGCGCCGACGGCATCACGTTCTTCATGACAGACGGTACCAAGCCCGTCCCATCCACCGCCGGTGCACTGGGCGGCAGCCTGGGTTACAGCTGCTCGAACGTGAATGGCAAGTACGAAGGCCTCGCCAACGCCTACCTCGGCCTGGGCATCGACGAGTTCGGCAACTTCCTCAATAGCGGCGACAACACCAACACCGGTGTAGTCAACACCCACTACTCGGGAGACATGTCGCTCGGTTCAAACAGCTGGTACAACGGTGGGCGTCAGTACCAGCCGATGCGCATCGGCCTGCGCGGCGCGGGAAACCTGACTTGGGCGTATCTGCAGTCGTTAAATCCGAACTACTACTCCGGCTCGCCGAACAAGAGCAAGCTCACGGCCGTCTGCTCAAGCGGCAAGTACGTCGGTTCCGATGGTGACAGTGTCTCGCTTCCTGCCTACACGAACTATGCCGTCATCCCCGGTGGCTACCGCGTGCTCCCGAATTCGCAGAAGATTGCCAAGGAGAGCGCCTCCACGCGTACCGATGCGTACCCGATCACCTACAAGATCACCATCTCGCCGTCGGGCCTGCTCAATTTCGCCTATAGCTACAACAATGGCGCGTTCACCCCGGTCCTTGCCAACCGCCTGATCACCCAGGACAACGGTCCGTTGCCCAGTGCGCTGCGCTTCGGCTTCTCCTCCGGTACCGGAGGCAGCAACAACGTCCATGAGATCACCTGTTTCCAGGCCTCGCCGTTGCAGTCCAATTCCAGCGCGGCAACCAACACGATCCAGTCGGGCGAAGTGAAAATCGGGTCGCAGGTCTATCTGGCGACGTATACCACGGATAACTGGTGGGGTTCGGTGCAGTCGCTGCCATTGGTGACCACCAACGGGACGCTGAGCATTTCCACCCAGGCCAACTGGGATGCCAGTTGCGTGCTGACCGGTGGTGCCTGCCCGGCGATGGGGACCGATGCCAGCGGCAATGCGACCACCACGGTGACTGCCGAGTCGCCATCTTCGCGCCAGCTGATGACCTGGAACCCGACCAGCGCCCAGGGCGTGGGATTGCAGTGGTCCAACCTGACGACCACGCAACAGGCTGCGCTGAACAGCACGGACAGCCTGGGCCAGGACCGAGTGAGCTGGCTGCGTGGTGTGCGCAGCGTCGAGCAGTTGCAGCCTTCGCCGGGCAACCTTCGGGCGCGTACCAAGGTGCTGGGCGACGTCATCGACTCCAGCCCGACCTTCGTCGGTGCGCCGGTGTCGGGCACGCTTCCGGATTCGTTCGCGGACGCCCTCTACAGCAATGCGAGTATTCCCGAGTCGGCGTCCGGAGCGCAGAGCTACAGCGCTTTCGTGACCGCACAGACCGGACGCACCAACATGGTGTACGTGGGTGCCAACGACGGCCTCCTGCACGGTTTCGAGGCTGGTTCCTATGACAGCTCCGGCAACTATGTCAGTACCAACAACGACGGCAAGGAGCTCGTCGGTTTCCTGCCGTCCGGCCTTTTGACTGGCAGCAAGCTTGTCAACCTCACCAGCCCGGTCTACACGCATGACTTCTATGTCGATGCCACCCCCAGCGTGGGTGACCTGTTCTACGGCAATGCCTGGCACACCTGGCTCGTGGGAGGGGTAGGGACCTCCGGAAGCGAAATCTACGCACTGGATATCACCAACCCGGGCAATTTCTCCGAGTCCAATGCGGCCAGCCTGGTCAAGGGCGACTGGATCGGCGGCTCCGGCACGCTCAGCCACCTGGGGCAGACGGTCGGAACGCCGATCATCGCCCGCATGCACAACGGGCAATGGGCGATCATCTTCGGCAACGGCCTGGGCAGCGGGACGTCGGCGGGCGTCTACATCGGGCTTGTCGATTCGACCACCGGTGCGGTGACTTTCCAGTTCCTTGATACCGGCATCGGTTCGTCCACGCTCGCCAATGGCATTTCCTACGTGACCTCGGCCGATCTCGATGGTGACCACATCGTGGACTACCTGTACGCGGGCGATCTGCAGGGCAATGTCTGGCGCTTCGATGTGACCAGCAAGAACTCCAATAGCTGGTCGGTATCCAAGTACGGTGCGAACGGCTCGGCCTTCAATCCGCTGCTTGTCGCCAAGGACGCCTCCGGCAACCGGCAGCCCATCACCACGGCGCCGGTGGTGGCGAGCGTGCGCACGGGCAACACCAACCGGCTCATGGTGTTCTTCGGCACCGGCCGCAAGACGCCGTTCACGGCCAGCCAGGGCGACCAGTACGCTAACGGCACCCAGACGTTCTACGGCATCTGGGACTACGACATGAGCAACTGGAACAGCATCGCGTCGATCAAGTACGCGACGCTTTCCGGTGCGCAGTCGATCTCGCGCAGCACGCTGCTGCAGCAGGCGCTGGTGTCGCAGACCGCCGGTAGTGGCAACGGCCAGGTGCTCGGCTACCGGACGCTGTCGACGTCGAACGTGGTCTGCTGGAAGGGGTCGACCGACTGCACCAGCAACGACAACGAATATGGCTGGTATTTCGATTTGCCCGATACCGATGAGCAGATCATCTACAACCCGACCATCGTGGAGGGGGCAGTGGTGGTCAACACCGCCGTCCCGCCGACCATCTCGGCCATCCAGTGCAACCCCGGCCTGCAGACCGGCTGGACCATGGCGTTCGATCCGGCCTCCGGTGGCGGGGTGAAGAACGGCTTCTTCCCCGGCATCAGCGGCGGCTTCGGCGCAAGCGGCGATGGCTCGGTCACCTCGGGCATCCGCCTCGACGCCGTGGGTACGGTGACAACGGTCAAGTACGGTGGCGACACCTACATCGTCACCCAGACCGTGCAGGGTGCCGCCAAGCTGAGCAAGGTGAATCCGCCGAACAACGAGAACCCGTCGCGCGTATCGTGGCGCGAGATCCGCTCGAACTGA
- a CDS encoding response regulator — MTQLQGTLSILVAEDDADDRVLLSDAFGESGVEVAIEFVADGVELMSRLVERDAAANGGLPDLVLLDLNMPRMDGREALRAIRESERLRHLPVIILTTSKAELDIRLSYQLGANSYVTKPRRFDELIMVLRSLERYWMDIVQLPSSARREDA, encoded by the coding sequence ATGACGCAGTTGCAGGGGACGTTGTCGATACTGGTGGCCGAGGACGATGCGGACGATCGCGTGCTGTTGTCCGATGCATTCGGCGAGAGCGGGGTGGAGGTGGCGATCGAATTCGTTGCTGACGGCGTCGAACTGATGTCGCGTCTGGTCGAGCGCGATGCCGCGGCTAACGGGGGATTGCCGGATCTGGTGCTGCTGGATCTCAACATGCCGCGGATGGACGGGCGCGAGGCGCTGCGGGCGATCCGCGAAAGCGAGCGGCTGCGGCATCTGCCGGTGATCATCCTGACCACCTCGAAAGCGGAGCTGGACATCCGGCTCAGTTATCAGCTGGGCGCAAATTCCTACGTCACCAAACCGCGCCGCTTCGACGAACTGATCATGGTGCTGCGTTCGCTGGAGCGATACTGGATGGATATCGTGCAGCTGCCTTCCAGCGCGCGACGGGAGGATGCATGA
- the pilV gene encoding type IV pilus modification protein PilV, translating to MGLIEVLIALLVLSIGLLGVAALLATSLSTNNSAMSRSMAVVSSYSILDAMRADSTNAKAGQYNTTVKADACPTGQGTLAATQLATWCSQLGTYFGQTANTQGIVNCTSLGICQVQVVFDDSRAGTGGANNQTVTTQAQL from the coding sequence GTGGGCCTGATCGAAGTGCTCATCGCTCTGCTGGTGCTCTCGATCGGCCTGCTCGGTGTTGCTGCGCTCCTCGCAACCTCTCTGTCCACCAACAACAGCGCCATGTCGCGCAGCATGGCGGTGGTATCCAGCTATTCCATCCTGGATGCCATGCGTGCCGACAGCACCAACGCCAAGGCGGGCCAGTACAACACCACGGTCAAGGCCGATGCCTGCCCTACCGGGCAGGGGACGCTGGCCGCCACGCAACTGGCGACCTGGTGCAGCCAGCTCGGTACGTATTTCGGGCAGACCGCCAACACCCAGGGCATCGTCAACTGCACGTCGCTGGGGATCTGCCAGGTGCAGGTCGTGTTCGACGACAGCCGCGCGGGAACGGGCGGAGCCAATAACCAGACCGTGACCACGCAGGCCCAGCTATGA
- a CDS encoding PAS domain S-box protein — protein MRGDAPLSADEVRRNWFLPVATGVLVVLLTTILWSVLDRRQASLEAALARSRQQGLTTALRAGMDVQATAVQRLAKRLGMVDEPLRGELFKLDAAAFLADMPGLRALAFADNDRVLRLNLVRSAPGVGLGAKLDEAPDRRAVFDAVDAEGVVHLSAPVQLLSGQPGELLVAPVVSSGSRVGYVVAVVAFDRFFPSLLASQEGADSLLIKQGRQTIFARGFVRVPGSAPAATVSLYGQQWSVTSSAPGRIADQRPTWMVLLLGIALAVLLTWALSLSGLARARERQAMLMSARLRDQVHAREAMQAALADAEKDMIAVLESISDGVFMVDPTWRFTYVNPQAARMLQADVGALQDVSCWSVLGGLLDDAGTGGAMHRRWQDAMRDGRPVTLEATNEVGGCWYEMRAYPHARGLTVYMHDISERKRRERELLKRDADSRHALQLGRMGSWELYLRSGYLHWSPETCAIFGVEESPGEKGIEALRRRVHPEDWQALLDDQRRLEHGDDRIDRRYRMIRPDGEVRVIRALAELVVKEGDPIVAGAVQDITEQERVREALSQAMEATQLVMDSAPDVIIVLDREGRLLRVSAAAERLWGYPVESLVGESITRLVHPDDVAATFEAAADIAAGHPNPNFRNRNLTNDGRVLHMQWSGIWSERAQCIYAIGRDHSELHRVEELEAAQRQVLTAIASGRSLPDVLEAIVRACEAQQPESLCSVLLLEDGRLRHGAAPHLPRQYMKAIDGAAIGPEAGSCGTAAWRRERVVVSDIATDPLWANYAALALPHGLQACWSTPIMARNGSVLGTFAVYYGEIREPGTEELAAIDGLAALASIAIEHEQAFRQLSESEQRFRSLFDHHPDAVFALDAEGRIAQSNAAASALLGATPAELRQRLFARFFTEDEHSRIEAALASAAGGEAGRLQVELQGAEDRFPGYLVTLPIMVEQRAHGLFAVLQDHRQLRSAQQATVNQLALLSAVAESVGEGLLAVDASGVPTFLNRTAARLLDLPSYGLPHPEALPPEARSAVAGILDGRDLAGNDDASFSLGDGHRLDVAYVATPLRIGGRLAGAVLAFRDIGDIKEARRSLLDRQRFFELSLEVFCIFDAGSGHFVQVNPAFCRLLGHDEATLLGMPLVELVHPQDRMATEDAVTWQYESGEPLSHFVNRLRRADGSDVWLEWTSRRSPEGQIFAVARDVTAKRQADQALEKAMDDLRIRNRELQDFAYVASHDLQEPLRKIQAFSDRLQSRLAGQLDDSSSDYLQRMGDAASRMQTLIDDLLAYSRVGTRPAALVPVDLSAELATVLDDLDARVQEAGARIDAGPLPKLQADPSQMRQLLQNLLANALKFRAPDRPCLIRVSARPLGEAGITTERWEISVQDNGIGFDPSYVERIFAPFQRLHPRNVYPGTGIGLAIVRRIVERHGGTVWAEGVSGQGARFVVVMPAHAAGPVRELPDAPLSNRDLPGASS, from the coding sequence GTGAGAGGCGATGCCCCACTGTCGGCTGACGAAGTCCGTCGCAACTGGTTCTTGCCGGTGGCGACGGGGGTGCTCGTGGTGCTGCTCACCACCATCCTCTGGAGCGTGCTCGACCGAAGACAGGCATCCCTCGAGGCGGCGCTCGCCCGCAGCCGTCAGCAGGGACTGACGACCGCGCTGCGGGCCGGCATGGATGTACAGGCGACCGCCGTACAACGTCTGGCGAAGCGCCTCGGCATGGTCGACGAGCCGCTGAGGGGCGAATTGTTCAAACTCGATGCGGCTGCGTTTCTCGCCGACATGCCCGGCCTGCGCGCGCTGGCATTCGCCGACAACGACCGGGTGCTTCGCCTCAATCTGGTGCGCTCCGCGCCTGGCGTGGGCTTGGGAGCGAAACTCGACGAGGCACCCGATCGTCGCGCGGTCTTCGATGCGGTGGACGCCGAAGGCGTGGTGCACCTCAGTGCGCCCGTTCAACTGTTGTCTGGCCAGCCGGGCGAGTTGCTGGTGGCCCCGGTGGTGTCGTCCGGCAGCCGCGTTGGCTATGTGGTGGCCGTCGTCGCGTTCGATCGGTTCTTCCCCAGTCTGCTCGCCTCGCAGGAGGGTGCCGATTCGCTGCTGATCAAGCAGGGCCGGCAGACCATTTTTGCCCGTGGCTTCGTGCGTGTGCCTGGCAGCGCGCCAGCGGCCACGGTGTCGCTCTACGGCCAGCAGTGGAGTGTGACGTCCAGCGCCCCCGGGCGGATCGCCGACCAGCGGCCGACGTGGATGGTGCTGCTGCTGGGCATTGCGTTGGCCGTGCTGCTGACCTGGGCATTGAGCTTGTCCGGCCTGGCCAGAGCCCGTGAACGCCAGGCGATGCTGATGAGCGCCAGGTTGCGCGACCAGGTGCATGCGCGCGAAGCGATGCAGGCCGCACTCGCGGATGCCGAAAAGGACATGATCGCCGTGCTCGAGAGCATCAGCGACGGCGTCTTCATGGTCGACCCGACCTGGCGCTTCACCTACGTCAACCCACAGGCGGCGCGCATGCTCCAGGCGGATGTCGGTGCGCTGCAGGACGTGTCGTGCTGGTCGGTGCTGGGTGGTCTGCTCGACGATGCGGGCACCGGCGGTGCCATGCATCGCCGGTGGCAGGACGCCATGCGGGACGGCCGGCCGGTCACGCTGGAGGCAACGAACGAGGTCGGGGGCTGCTGGTACGAGATGCGTGCCTATCCCCATGCGCGTGGCCTGACCGTCTACATGCACGATATTTCCGAGCGCAAGCGTCGTGAGCGCGAGTTGCTTAAACGCGATGCCGATTCGCGCCACGCGCTGCAACTCGGGCGCATGGGTAGTTGGGAACTGTACCTGCGCAGCGGCTACCTGCACTGGTCGCCGGAGACCTGCGCCATCTTCGGCGTCGAGGAAAGTCCGGGGGAGAAGGGCATCGAGGCATTGCGGCGACGGGTGCATCCGGAGGATTGGCAGGCGCTGCTGGACGACCAGCGGCGCCTTGAGCACGGCGACGACCGCATCGACCGGCGCTACCGGATGATCCGTCCGGACGGCGAGGTGCGGGTGATCCGGGCGCTGGCCGAGCTGGTGGTCAAGGAGGGCGATCCGATCGTCGCCGGCGCCGTGCAGGACATCACCGAGCAGGAGCGCGTGCGCGAGGCGCTGTCGCAGGCGATGGAAGCGACCCAGCTGGTGATGGACAGCGCTCCCGATGTGATCATCGTCCTCGACCGTGAAGGGCGCCTGTTGCGGGTCAGCGCGGCGGCCGAGCGGTTGTGGGGCTATCCGGTCGAGAGCCTGGTCGGCGAATCGATCACCCGGCTGGTCCATCCCGATGACGTTGCGGCCACGTTCGAGGCGGCCGCGGACATCGCGGCGGGGCACCCGAACCCGAACTTCCGCAACCGCAACCTCACGAACGACGGCCGCGTGTTGCACATGCAGTGGTCGGGTATCTGGTCGGAGCGTGCGCAGTGCATCTACGCGATCGGGCGCGACCACTCCGAGCTGCACCGGGTCGAGGAACTGGAGGCGGCGCAGCGGCAGGTGCTGACGGCGATCGCAAGCGGCAGGTCGCTACCCGATGTGCTGGAAGCCATCGTTCGAGCCTGCGAGGCGCAGCAGCCGGAATCGCTTTGCTCCGTTCTGCTGCTCGAAGACGGGCGGCTGCGTCATGGCGCGGCTCCGCATCTCCCGCGGCAATACATGAAGGCCATCGACGGTGCGGCGATCGGACCGGAAGCGGGATCCTGCGGCACGGCCGCGTGGCGGCGGGAGCGGGTCGTGGTCAGCGACATCGCCACCGACCCGCTGTGGGCTAACTACGCGGCGCTCGCGCTGCCGCATGGCCTGCAAGCCTGCTGGTCGACTCCGATCATGGCCCGCAACGGCAGCGTGCTGGGCACCTTCGCGGTGTACTACGGCGAGATCCGCGAACCTGGTACGGAGGAGTTGGCTGCCATCGACGGCCTGGCGGCACTGGCCTCGATCGCGATCGAGCACGAGCAGGCCTTCCGGCAGCTCAGCGAGAGCGAGCAGCGCTTCCGTTCCCTATTCGATCACCACCCGGACGCGGTATTTGCGCTCGATGCCGAGGGGCGCATCGCGCAGTCGAATGCCGCCGCATCGGCGCTGCTGGGCGCGACGCCCGCCGAGCTTCGGCAGCGCCTGTTCGCGCGCTTCTTCACCGAGGACGAGCATTCCCGCATCGAGGCGGCGCTCGCCAGCGCCGCGGGTGGCGAGGCGGGCCGCCTACAGGTGGAATTGCAGGGAGCCGAGGATCGCTTTCCCGGCTACCTCGTGACCCTGCCGATCATGGTCGAGCAGCGGGCCCATGGCCTGTTTGCCGTGCTTCAGGACCATCGCCAGCTGCGCAGTGCCCAACAGGCCACGGTAAACCAGCTGGCGCTGCTCTCGGCGGTGGCCGAAAGCGTCGGCGAGGGGCTGCTGGCGGTCGACGCCAGCGGCGTCCCGACCTTCCTCAATCGCACGGCCGCCCGCCTGCTGGATCTGCCTTCCTACGGATTGCCGCATCCCGAGGCCTTGCCGCCGGAGGCCCGGAGCGCCGTGGCAGGGATCCTGGACGGTCGCGACCTGGCCGGCAACGACGACGCGTCGTTCTCGCTGGGGGACGGGCACAGGCTGGATGTGGCCTACGTCGCCACGCCCCTGCGCATCGGCGGCCGGCTGGCGGGCGCGGTGCTGGCATTCCGCGACATCGGCGACATCAAGGAGGCGCGCCGCTCGCTGCTCGACCGCCAGCGCTTCTTCGAGCTTTCGCTGGAGGTGTTCTGCATTTTCGACGCGGGCAGCGGGCACTTCGTGCAGGTCAATCCTGCCTTTTGCCGGCTGCTCGGCCACGACGAGGCCACGTTGCTGGGCATGCCGCTGGTCGAGCTGGTCCATCCCCAGGACCGCATGGCCACCGAAGATGCGGTCACCTGGCAGTACGAGAGTGGCGAGCCGCTGTCGCATTTCGTCAACCGCCTGCGCCGCGCCGACGGCAGCGACGTGTGGCTGGAGTGGACGTCGCGTCGTTCCCCGGAGGGGCAGATATTTGCCGTCGCCCGCGATGTCACCGCCAAGCGCCAGGCCGACCAGGCGCTGGAAAAGGCGATGGATGACCTGCGCATCCGCAATCGCGAGCTGCAGGATTTCGCCTATGTCGCTTCCCACGATCTGCAGGAGCCACTGCGCAAGATCCAGGCGTTCTCCGATCGTCTGCAGTCCCGTCTCGCCGGGCAACTGGACGACTCGTCCAGCGACTACCTGCAGCGTATGGGCGACGCGGCGTCGCGCATGCAGACGCTGATCGACGACCTGCTCGCCTACTCGCGCGTGGGAACGCGTCCGGCAGCACTGGTGCCGGTGGACCTCTCCGCCGAGCTGGCCACGGTGCTGGACGACCTCGATGCACGCGTGCAGGAGGCCGGGGCGCGGATCGATGCCGGACCACTGCCGAAGCTGCAGGCCGATCCCTCCCAGATGCGCCAGTTGTTGCAGAATCTGCTGGCGAACGCACTGAAGTTCCGCGCACCGGACCGTCCCTGCCTGATCAGGGTATCGGCCCGGCCGCTGGGGGAGGCGGGAATCACCACCGAACGCTGGGAGATCTCGGTGCAGGACAACGGAATCGGCTTCGATCCGTCTTACGTAGAGCGTATTTTTGCTCCATTCCAGCGACTGCACCCGCGCAATGTCTATCCCGGTACCGGTATCGGGCTGGCCATCGTCCGGCGTATCGTGGAGCGCCATGGCGGGACGGTGTGGGCGGAAGGGGTGAGTGGGCAAGGGGCGCGCTTCGTCGTCGTGATGCCGGCCCATGCGGCTGGACCGGTACGGGAGCTGCCGGATGCGCCACTGTCGAACAGGGATCTGCCAGGAGCGAGTTCATGA
- a CDS encoding PilW family protein yields the protein MIAMLLGLIVVGGALSVFLAGQNSYTTNTALADVQENSRVAFEMLMQDLRAAGLTGCDNGAPVANVLLHQDTQWYANFANAVHGYTGSQTDPAVATGTAAGQRVTGTDSIQVLGATDTGLSVQSYDKNSAQFTLNQPSPLVPGDIIVVCDPTHTAITQVSGPSTSSSTNVEVVTNTGGSQYPGVCSKGLGFPVVCTPTGNQYPFGANSQIIKLVAHDWYIGYNSAGTKSLFRGSVDTTSSSSSAPAIADEMVRNVTDLQLLYHVQGDATFKTADQVSDWSKVDAVQASLTLESTDKRASTAQQAISRKFTATATIRNRVN from the coding sequence ATGATCGCGATGCTGCTCGGCCTCATCGTGGTCGGCGGCGCGCTCAGCGTGTTCCTGGCCGGACAGAATTCCTACACCACGAACACCGCCCTGGCCGATGTCCAGGAGAACTCCCGCGTGGCGTTCGAGATGCTGATGCAGGACCTGCGGGCGGCCGGACTTACCGGGTGTGACAACGGTGCACCGGTGGCCAACGTGCTGCTGCATCAGGACACCCAGTGGTACGCCAATTTCGCCAATGCGGTGCATGGCTACACCGGGTCCCAGACCGACCCGGCGGTCGCCACCGGAACAGCGGCAGGCCAGCGGGTCACCGGCACCGATTCGATCCAGGTGCTGGGCGCCACCGACACGGGCCTCAGCGTGCAGTCCTACGATAAAAATTCGGCCCAGTTCACGCTGAACCAGCCCTCTCCGCTGGTACCCGGCGACATCATCGTGGTGTGTGATCCCACCCACACGGCCATCACCCAGGTATCGGGCCCCAGCACGTCCAGTTCGACCAACGTGGAGGTCGTGACCAATACGGGCGGCTCGCAATATCCCGGAGTCTGCTCAAAGGGTCTGGGCTTTCCGGTGGTGTGCACCCCGACCGGCAACCAGTACCCGTTCGGCGCCAACTCGCAGATCATCAAGCTGGTCGCCCACGACTGGTACATCGGCTACAACTCGGCGGGTACCAAATCCCTGTTCCGTGGTTCCGTGGATACGACATCGAGCAGTTCCAGTGCGCCGGCGATCGCCGACGAAATGGTGCGCAACGTTACCGACCTGCAGCTGCTCTACCACGTTCAGGGCGACGCGACCTTCAAGACGGCGGATCAGGTCAGCGACTGGTCGAAAGTCGATGCCGTGCAGGCGTCCCTGACGCTGGAAAGTACGGACAAGCGCGCCAGCACCGCCCAGCAGGCGATTAGCCGCAAATTCACGGCGACCGCCACCATTCGCAACCGGGTGAACTGA
- a CDS encoding pilus assembly PilX family protein has product MIRSSHRRLSLPHARHQRGVALVVALLLLLLITIVGLAAVRSTTMQQKMTSNFLDRQIAFQAAEAALRQGEVAVQAAASPGNFYDCSPTGGNNCLINAMTDPNVPADQVVSVAKTAFDAGTLSASQPQYVVEYLGNFQIPSPVVSQVSSCSGYGPCSSNSTADFFRITARSGPANAGDRATVTLQSIYRK; this is encoded by the coding sequence ATGATCCGTTCCAGCCATCGCCGTCTCTCTTTGCCCCATGCGCGGCACCAGCGCGGCGTCGCCCTGGTGGTGGCGCTGCTGCTGCTGCTGCTCATCACGATCGTGGGCCTGGCGGCTGTGCGAAGCACGACCATGCAGCAGAAGATGACCTCGAATTTCCTGGACCGGCAGATCGCCTTTCAGGCGGCCGAGGCTGCGCTGCGGCAGGGCGAGGTAGCCGTGCAGGCGGCTGCGTCCCCGGGAAACTTCTACGACTGCTCTCCCACGGGCGGCAACAATTGCCTGATCAACGCCATGACTGATCCCAATGTCCCTGCTGATCAGGTTGTCTCGGTTGCGAAAACCGCATTCGATGCAGGGACTCTCTCGGCAAGCCAGCCGCAATACGTGGTCGAGTACCTCGGGAATTTCCAGATTCCCTCGCCGGTCGTCAGCCAGGTGTCCAGTTGTTCGGGTTATGGCCCGTGCAGCTCCAACAGCACGGCCGATTTCTTCCGCATCACGGCGCGCAGTGGACCGGCCAATGCCGGCGACCGTGCCACGGTGACGCTGCAGTCGATCTACCGCAAGTAA
- a CDS encoding type IV pilin protein, producing the protein MSHPHTNRPPAARVAGFSLIELMIVVAVIAILMAIAVPSYMKYTIRTHRTAAESCLSEYANYMERYYTTNMRYDQSGGTTLTLPTLGCKTDTASYYNYGFASGEPTQTTFNIQAVPIGNQLAKDTQCGTLSINQSGTRGSNDTASCW; encoded by the coding sequence ATGTCCCACCCGCATACCAACCGACCACCCGCAGCCCGAGTCGCCGGTTTCTCGCTAATCGAGCTGATGATCGTGGTGGCCGTCATTGCCATTCTCATGGCGATCGCGGTGCCGTCCTACATGAAGTACACCATCCGGACCCATCGCACGGCGGCCGAGAGCTGCCTGTCCGAGTATGCGAACTACATGGAGCGCTACTACACCACCAACATGCGCTACGACCAGTCCGGCGGCACCACATTGACCCTTCCCACGCTGGGCTGCAAGACCGATACGGCGTCCTACTACAACTATGGGTTCGCCTCCGGCGAGCCGACCCAGACGACATTCAATATCCAGGCGGTTCCGATCGGCAACCAGCTCGCCAAGGACACCCAGTGCGGCACGCTCTCGATCAACCAGTCCGGTACCCGCGGCTCCAATGACACCGCCAGTTGCTGGTAA